Proteins encoded within one genomic window of Aurantiacibacter spongiae:
- the ligD gene encoding DNA ligase D: MTNTADPLAKYNAKRDFAKTKEPAGKRESSESGNIFMVQKHDATRLHWDLRLEADGVLKSWAVTKGPSPDPDIKRLAVRTEDHPMSYATFEGTIPEDEYGGGTVMLWDRGTWEPVEGKSWKDIDKGHLHFTLHGERMKGEWLLIRLKPREGEKRENWLLRKLQDEFAGEGDTLVQRELTSVSTGRSMAQIAGDEEGEFSLEGKEGREFAKQMEKAHKRTKTVGKGKAKGPKASGKPPAFRKPQLATLVDTVPAGNGWMHEIKFDGYRAMIACAGETVKVYTRSGKDWTDKFAPLVDAIAGLDLPPCLIDGEITAPGSDGNPDFSTLQSVLKRGHGEQGEGDALEFHAFDLLEANGEKLDKLTNIERKERLEGLLRGAGPPVYIADHVIGAGEKLYAAMCDAGQEGIISKKIDAPYRATRTKAWVKVKCTRRQEFVVIGYKVSKAKGRPFSSLLLAQNEGGDLVYKGNVGTGFTMDELQGLAAKLHRIERKTPPADVDKASSRGVTWVTPKLVAEIAFAEFTADGNVRHGSYLGLRSDKDAADVTPEKPAAAPSDTGPEVEISSRDRVVFPESGQTKGQLADYYETVAPIMLPFLARRPVSLVRCPQGRAKKCFFQKHDAGSFGQHVHAVPISEKDGGTEDYLYVEDGAGILGCVQMGTIEFHGWGSHVADVEKPDRMVFDLDPDEGLDFADVRRAARDIHDRLSDIGLVSFAMLSGGKGVHVVVPLTPGHDWDTHKDFSRRFAEALSLAEPDRFTANMSKAKRKGKIFIDYLRNQRGSTAVMPYSARAREGAPVAVPIAWGELKKMKDARLHSIDDAKRLLARAQSKGLAGWGFAEQTLPEV, from the coding sequence ATGACGAACACCGCCGATCCGCTAGCGAAATACAATGCCAAGCGGGACTTCGCGAAGACGAAGGAGCCCGCCGGCAAGCGCGAAAGCAGCGAGAGCGGCAACATCTTCATGGTGCAGAAACACGACGCGACCCGGCTGCACTGGGATCTCCGGCTGGAGGCGGACGGCGTGCTGAAAAGCTGGGCGGTAACGAAAGGCCCCTCGCCCGATCCCGACATCAAGCGGCTCGCCGTCAGGACCGAAGATCACCCCATGTCCTACGCCACGTTCGAGGGGACCATTCCCGAGGACGAATATGGCGGCGGCACGGTGATGCTGTGGGATCGCGGAACGTGGGAACCGGTCGAAGGCAAGAGTTGGAAGGATATCGACAAGGGGCATCTCCACTTCACGCTCCACGGCGAACGGATGAAGGGCGAGTGGCTGCTCATCAGGCTCAAGCCGCGCGAGGGGGAGAAGCGCGAGAACTGGTTGCTGCGCAAGTTGCAGGACGAATTCGCAGGCGAGGGCGATACGCTGGTGCAGCGCGAGCTGACAAGCGTATCGACGGGGCGTTCCATGGCGCAGATCGCTGGCGACGAAGAGGGTGAATTCTCGCTTGAAGGCAAGGAGGGCAGGGAATTCGCGAAGCAGATGGAGAAGGCGCACAAGCGGACCAAGACCGTCGGCAAGGGCAAGGCGAAGGGCCCGAAGGCGTCCGGCAAGCCGCCGGCGTTCCGCAAGCCTCAACTCGCCACGCTGGTCGATACGGTTCCCGCCGGGAACGGCTGGATGCACGAGATCAAGTTCGACGGGTACCGTGCCATGATCGCCTGCGCGGGCGAGACGGTAAAGGTCTATACCCGCAGCGGCAAGGACTGGACCGACAAGTTCGCGCCACTGGTCGATGCCATCGCCGGTCTCGATCTCCCGCCGTGCCTGATCGACGGGGAAATCACCGCGCCGGGCAGCGACGGCAACCCGGATTTCTCCACGCTGCAATCGGTGCTCAAGCGCGGCCACGGCGAGCAGGGCGAGGGGGACGCACTGGAGTTTCATGCCTTCGACCTTCTCGAGGCGAACGGCGAGAAACTGGACAAGCTTACCAACATCGAGCGCAAGGAGCGGCTGGAAGGCCTGCTGCGCGGAGCCGGGCCACCCGTGTACATCGCCGACCACGTGATCGGGGCGGGCGAAAAACTCTACGCCGCGATGTGCGACGCCGGGCAGGAAGGCATCATCTCCAAGAAGATCGACGCGCCCTACCGCGCCACGCGAACGAAGGCCTGGGTGAAGGTCAAGTGCACGCGGCGGCAGGAGTTCGTCGTCATCGGCTACAAGGTCAGCAAGGCGAAAGGTCGCCCGTTCTCCTCGCTTTTGCTCGCGCAGAACGAAGGCGGCGATCTCGTCTACAAGGGCAATGTCGGCACCGGCTTCACGATGGACGAATTGCAGGGTCTGGCTGCGAAGTTGCACCGGATCGAACGCAAGACGCCGCCCGCCGATGTCGACAAGGCCAGCAGCCGGGGCGTCACCTGGGTCACGCCGAAGCTGGTCGCAGAGATCGCCTTTGCCGAATTCACCGCCGACGGAAACGTGCGGCACGGTTCCTATCTCGGACTGCGATCCGACAAGGACGCTGCCGACGTCACGCCCGAAAAGCCCGCCGCGGCCCCCTCCGATACCGGGCCCGAGGTGGAGATAAGCAGCCGCGACCGGGTGGTCTTTCCCGAGAGCGGGCAGACCAAGGGCCAGCTCGCGGATTATTATGAAACGGTTGCGCCGATCATGCTGCCGTTTCTCGCCCGCCGACCCGTCAGCCTGGTGCGCTGTCCGCAGGGCAGGGCGAAGAAATGCTTCTTCCAGAAGCACGACGCGGGTTCGTTCGGCCAGCACGTCCATGCGGTACCGATCTCCGAAAAGGACGGCGGAACCGAGGACTATCTCTACGTCGAGGACGGGGCTGGCATTCTCGGCTGCGTGCAGATGGGGACGATCGAATTTCACGGCTGGGGAAGCCATGTGGCCGATGTGGAAAAGCCCGACCGCATGGTTTTCGACCTCGATCCCGACGAGGGACTCGATTTCGCCGATGTCAGGCGCGCGGCAAGGGACATTCACGACCGGCTGTCCGATATCGGTCTGGTCAGCTTTGCCATGCTGTCGGGCGGGAAGGGCGTACATGTCGTCGTGCCGCTGACCCCGGGCCATGACTGGGATACGCACAAGGATTTCAGCCGCCGCTTCGCCGAGGCGCTGAGCCTGGCGGAGCCGGACCGGTTCACCGCGAACATGAGCAAGGCGAAGCGCAAGGGAAAGATCTTCATCGATTACCTGCGCAACCAGCGCGGCAGCACCGCGGTGATGCCCTATTCCGCCCGCGCCCGCGAAGGCGCGCCGGTGGCGGTGCCGATCGCGTGGGGCGAGCTGAAGAAGATGAAGGACGCCCGCCTCCATTCCATCGACGACGCCAAGCGATTGTTGGCGCGGGCGCAGTCCAAAGGCCTGGCCGGATGGGGGTTTGCCGAACAGACGCTGCCCGAGGTCTAG
- a CDS encoding MgtC/SapB family protein — protein MELNAPTNIHWLDFDVMSRLGIAAALGLLLGLDRELRGHAAGMRTHGIVCVAAAGMVVSVLALYNQLGGLRMDPLRLFEAAGAFIGIIGAGLIVFSKGQVHNLTTAAHLWLATILGIACGAGQWPLVAILSVVSLVMVTLLRVVEGWFGPEGRRLDRDLDGRPEQ, from the coding sequence ATGGAGCTGAACGCGCCGACGAACATTCACTGGCTCGATTTCGATGTCATGTCGCGGCTGGGAATAGCGGCGGCGCTCGGCCTGCTGCTCGGGCTCGACCGCGAGTTGCGCGGACACGCCGCCGGAATGCGCACGCACGGTATCGTGTGCGTCGCCGCCGCCGGCATGGTCGTCTCCGTCCTCGCGCTCTACAACCAGCTCGGCGGACTGCGCATGGACCCGCTTCGCCTGTTCGAGGCGGCAGGCGCGTTCATCGGAATCATCGGTGCCGGCCTGATCGTCTTCAGCAAGGGGCAGGTCCATAACCTTACGACCGCCGCGCATCTCTGGCTGGCGACGATACTCGGCATCGCCTGCGGTGCGGGGCAATGGCCACTGGTCGCGATCCTGTCGGTGGTGAGCCTGGTGATGGTCACGCTGCTGCGCGTGGTGGAGGGCTGGTTCGGCCCGGAAGGCCGCCGCCTTGACCGCGACCTCGATGGGAGGCCCGAGCAATGA
- the ku gene encoding non-homologous end joining protein Ku: MAARAYWQGQIRLALVSIAVEAYSAVKSGAKISFNQIHEPSGKRIHYEKVVDGIGPVDRDEIIKGYEISKGNYVLLDEEEIEAVRIESKKTLELVQFVEAHEIDPLYFEKPYYVAPADDLAEEAFVVLREALRKAKKIGLGQLSVRGSEKLVAIKPCGKGLLMETLRYADEVRKGQSFFTEIDDKEAPQEELLDLATTLIDKRTAPFDASEFEDHYADALMKLIEKKAKAKDGKKVLEEVDEPSAGKKSNVIDLMAALKESVKEEKPAKKSSGSSSKRRKSA, translated from the coding sequence ATGGCCGCACGCGCCTATTGGCAGGGGCAGATCCGCCTCGCGCTCGTGTCCATCGCGGTAGAAGCCTATTCCGCCGTGAAATCGGGCGCGAAGATCAGCTTCAACCAGATCCACGAACCGTCGGGAAAGCGCATCCATTACGAAAAGGTCGTCGACGGGATCGGCCCTGTCGACCGCGACGAGATCATCAAGGGTTACGAGATATCCAAGGGCAATTACGTCCTGCTCGACGAGGAGGAGATCGAGGCGGTCAGGATCGAGAGCAAGAAGACCCTCGAACTGGTGCAGTTCGTGGAAGCGCACGAGATCGACCCGCTCTATTTCGAAAAGCCCTACTACGTCGCTCCGGCGGACGACCTGGCCGAGGAAGCCTTCGTCGTGCTGCGGGAGGCGCTGCGCAAGGCTAAGAAGATCGGGCTGGGCCAGTTGTCCGTGCGCGGTTCGGAAAAGCTCGTGGCCATCAAACCGTGCGGCAAGGGCCTGCTGATGGAAACGCTGCGCTATGCCGACGAGGTCAGGAAAGGCCAGTCCTTCTTCACCGAGATAGACGACAAGGAAGCACCGCAGGAGGAACTGCTCGATCTGGCGACCACGCTGATCGACAAGCGCACCGCTCCCTTCGATGCCAGCGAATTCGAGGACCACTACGCCGACGCGCTGATGAAGCTCATCGAGAAGAAGGCGAAGGCGAAAGACGGCAAGAAGGTTCTGGAGGAGGTGGACGAGCCTTCGGCTGGCAAAAAGTCCAACGTGATCGATCTGATGGCGGCTCTGAAAGAATCGGTGAAGGAGGAAAAGCCGGCGAAGAAATCGTCCGGTTCGTCTTCGAAAAGGAGGAAAAGCGCCTGA
- a CDS encoding ATP-binding protein — protein sequence MPRSPVSSRQIGRIATGVALFLVPLILAAVFFFVRQEFAQVRDLRETIERTASTRDALAELLVMHIDAETGVRGYVITQNPGFLGPYDDAMRRRGAVFRELAESGDTISDGDLAALERLSLAKLDNAARNIALVHEGRPEVARERIAAGRGKRIMDAIRTEVARLDGAEEARLRSLTAANRGSRGNVERTVLALLAGLALLLIALTVLIGRSIAQRRDALDRAEKFAERQRAMFDGAVDGMMLLDERGRILRMNPSVSRMFGYGPEELIGQHNLALMQAEYSPEESAAWLSTIGAAGKHGAGRRQEFTGLRADGSTFETEIAISAVSGDGGARRYVVAVRDISDRKRAEQLKSEFVSTVSHELRTPLTSIGGSLGLLGAGAVGPLDDKAARLVDIARTNCERLIRLINDILDIEKIESGKMEFDLRRMQVAPLVRRTMAAMNGFAEQHAVTLTATLPPWPQCIKGDPDRLEQLLTNLVSNAIKHSPRGGEVEIFANHHREMVRIEVRDRGPGIPEDFRGRIFGKFAMADASDSRTKGGTGLGLSIAREIARRHGGEVAFEDRAGGGTVFRFDLPFAPADTAPAPAADDDALPRILHVDDDLDTLSVVAAAFAGKAIVVPADTLEDAAALAASGDFRAAIIDIGLDPDNGADLIVPLRRRDRAIPILVFSAQEAPGLAPGADRVLVKGRASVNDLVAATLALLERRRKAA from the coding sequence GTGCCTCGATCGCCTGTTTCCTCGCGTCAGATCGGTCGCATCGCGACCGGGGTCGCGCTCTTTCTGGTGCCGCTGATCCTGGCGGCGGTGTTCTTCTTCGTACGCCAGGAATTCGCGCAAGTGCGCGACCTTCGCGAGACGATCGAGCGGACTGCATCGACGCGCGACGCCCTCGCCGAATTGCTGGTGATGCACATCGACGCCGAAACCGGCGTGCGCGGTTACGTCATCACGCAGAACCCGGGCTTCCTCGGACCGTATGACGATGCGATGCGGCGCCGCGGGGCGGTGTTTCGCGAACTGGCGGAAAGCGGCGACACCATTTCGGACGGCGACCTTGCGGCACTCGAGCGCCTGAGCCTCGCCAAGCTGGACAACGCCGCGCGCAACATCGCGCTGGTCCACGAGGGACGGCCCGAAGTGGCCCGCGAGCGGATCGCCGCCGGGCGCGGCAAGCGGATCATGGATGCCATTCGAACCGAAGTGGCGCGGCTCGACGGAGCAGAGGAGGCACGGCTGCGCAGCCTCACCGCCGCCAACCGCGGGTCGCGCGGCAATGTCGAACGGACCGTTCTCGCCCTGCTCGCAGGCCTCGCGCTCCTGCTGATCGCGCTGACCGTGCTGATCGGTCGCTCGATCGCGCAGCGGCGCGACGCGCTCGACCGTGCCGAGAAATTCGCCGAGCGGCAGCGGGCGATGTTCGACGGCGCAGTGGACGGCATGATGCTGCTGGACGAGCGCGGCCGCATCCTGCGCATGAACCCCAGCGTCAGCCGCATGTTCGGCTATGGTCCGGAAGAGCTGATCGGGCAGCACAATCTCGCCCTGATGCAAGCCGAATACTCGCCCGAGGAAAGCGCCGCGTGGCTCTCCACCATCGGGGCGGCCGGCAAGCACGGTGCGGGGCGGCGGCAGGAATTCACCGGACTGCGCGCCGATGGCTCCACCTTCGAGACCGAGATTGCCATCAGTGCGGTTTCCGGCGACGGCGGCGCCCGGCGCTATGTCGTCGCCGTTCGCGACATCTCCGATCGCAAGCGCGCCGAACAGTTGAAAAGCGAATTCGTCTCGACCGTCAGCCATGAACTGCGCACCCCCCTGACCTCCATCGGTGGTTCGCTCGGGCTGCTTGGGGCGGGCGCCGTGGGTCCGCTCGACGACAAGGCAGCGAGGCTGGTCGATATCGCGCGCACCAATTGCGAGCGTCTGATCCGCCTGATCAACGACATCCTCGACATCGAGAAGATCGAATCGGGAAAGATGGAGTTCGATCTGCGCCGGATGCAGGTCGCCCCGCTCGTGCGCCGGACGATGGCGGCCATGAACGGCTTTGCCGAACAGCACGCGGTCACGCTGACAGCCACCCTCCCCCCCTGGCCGCAATGCATAAAGGGCGATCCCGACCGGCTGGAACAACTGCTCACCAACCTCGTCTCCAACGCGATCAAGCATTCGCCCAGGGGCGGCGAGGTCGAGATCTTCGCCAACCACCACCGCGAGATGGTGCGCATCGAAGTGCGCGACCGTGGGCCGGGTATTCCGGAGGATTTCCGCGGCCGCATCTTCGGAAAGTTCGCCATGGCCGATGCCTCTGACAGCCGGACCAAGGGCGGCACCGGGCTCGGCCTGTCGATCGCCCGCGAGATCGCCAGGCGTCACGGGGGCGAGGTCGCTTTCGAGGATCGGGCCGGGGGCGGGACCGTGTTCCGCTTCGATCTGCCCTTCGCCCCGGCCGATACCGCACCGGCCCCGGCAGCGGACGATGACGCCCTGCCCCGTATCCTCCACGTCGACGACGATCTCGACACCCTCAGCGTGGTGGCGGCCGCGTTCGCCGGGAAGGCGATCGTCGTGCCGGCCGACACGCTGGAGGACGCCGCCGCGCTGGCCGCATCGGGTGATTTCCGCGCTGCCATCATAGATATCGGTCTGGATCCCGACAACGGCGCGGACCTGATCGTACCACTCCGCAGGCGGGACAGGGCAATCCCGATTCTCGTTTTCAGCGCGCAGGAGGCACCCGGCCTCGCTCCCGGCGCCGACCGCGTGCTCGTGAAAGGGCGCGCATCGGTGAACGATCTGGTCGCAGCGACGTTGGCCTTGCTGGAACGTCGAAGGAAAGCAGCATGA
- a CDS encoding response regulator → MIRVMYVDDEPDIREIAEISLSLDPGFEVRTANGGEAALALAAEWRPDVALLDVMMPGMDGPELLSRMRAEPALADLPVIFVTARAQKTELQTFATLDAKGIIAKPFDPMTLSSQVRELAAA, encoded by the coding sequence ATGATACGCGTTATGTATGTCGATGACGAACCCGATATCCGCGAGATCGCGGAAATCTCACTCTCGCTCGATCCCGGTTTCGAAGTCCGCACCGCGAATGGCGGTGAAGCGGCGCTTGCGCTGGCCGCGGAATGGCGACCCGACGTAGCCCTGCTCGATGTGATGATGCCGGGCATGGACGGGCCGGAACTGCTCTCGCGCATGCGGGCGGAACCGGCACTGGCGGACCTCCCGGTCATCTTCGTCACCGCCCGCGCGCAGAAGACGGAATTGCAGACGTTCGCCACGCTGGATGCCAAGGGCATCATCGCCAAGCCGTTCGACCCGATGACGCTGTCCTCCCAGGTTCGTGAACTGGCCGCCGCGTGA
- a CDS encoding Hpt domain-containing protein, producing MTEFDTRMASLKARFAERMAEEREILQAALATCNRPALRDQAHKLAGIAPMLGFLALGDAALALEATVDAGEEHAAAAHRVIALLDAAPLPD from the coding sequence GTGACCGAGTTCGACACCCGCATGGCAAGCCTTAAGGCACGCTTCGCCGAACGAATGGCCGAGGAACGCGAGATATTGCAGGCCGCGCTCGCAACCTGCAATCGCCCCGCGCTGCGCGATCAGGCGCACAAGCTGGCGGGCATCGCCCCGATGCTCGGCTTTCTCGCGCTTGGCGATGCCGCGCTGGCGCTGGAGGCGACGGTGGATGCAGGAGAGGAACACGCCGCCGCGGCGCACCGGGTCATCGCGCTGCTCGACGCTGCGCCGCTACCCGACTGA
- a CDS encoding glycosyltransferase family 2 protein, with the protein MSPALPIDWADWMVACAEAIALVVIVTGLLQTAFYFVQLVYAGAALAGRPPVPRSATLWRRYSEQAPAISVLAPAYNEELNIVESTRSLLALQYPDFEVIVINDGSKDATLQRLIDAYGLARVDRFVDGAVAHADIRGFYASPDVPRLLVVDKENGGKADALNAGINCCRTSLFCAIDADSILESDALLRVIRPFIDDPHLTIAAGGTIRIANGCRVDSGRIVGIGLPRSFLALVQIVEYLRAFLMARLGLSRMQALTVISGAFGLFKRRHVVEVGGYSHATVGEDMELVIKLHRLMRDRGQEYRIDFIAEPVCWTECPDSLQILSRQRARWQRGALECFAKHKDMLFNRKYGRIGFVGFGQILLVDVVGPLIEVLGYALIPLLWALGLLALPWLLAFLAITFTLGLFLSMATLVLEEIQLRRFPRARELAVLAAVAVLENFGYRQLSNFWRLQGWWQWMRKKQNWGTMTRKGFATSGG; encoded by the coding sequence ATGAGCCCCGCATTGCCGATCGACTGGGCAGACTGGATGGTGGCGTGTGCCGAGGCAATCGCCCTGGTCGTGATCGTGACGGGTCTTTTGCAGACCGCGTTCTATTTCGTACAGCTCGTCTATGCCGGGGCGGCGCTGGCCGGGCGACCGCCGGTACCGCGCAGCGCGACCCTGTGGCGTCGGTATTCGGAGCAGGCGCCGGCGATCAGCGTCCTCGCGCCCGCCTATAACGAGGAACTCAACATCGTGGAGAGCACGCGCAGCCTGCTGGCGTTGCAATATCCCGATTTCGAGGTGATCGTCATCAATGACGGGTCGAAGGACGCCACGCTGCAACGGCTGATCGACGCCTACGGACTGGCCAGGGTTGATCGCTTCGTCGACGGCGCGGTCGCCCATGCCGATATTCGCGGCTTCTACGCCTCTCCCGACGTGCCGCGACTGCTGGTGGTCGACAAGGAGAACGGCGGCAAGGCCGACGCGCTCAATGCCGGCATCAATTGCTGCCGCACGTCGCTGTTCTGCGCGATCGACGCCGATTCCATCCTCGAGAGCGACGCGCTTTTGCGCGTGATACGTCCCTTCATCGACGATCCGCATCTCACCATAGCGGCGGGCGGCACCATCCGCATCGCCAACGGCTGCCGGGTCGATAGCGGGCGCATCGTGGGCATCGGCCTGCCACGCAGCTTTCTGGCGCTGGTGCAGATCGTCGAATATCTGCGCGCTTTCCTGATGGCCCGCCTCGGCCTGTCGCGGATGCAGGCGCTGACGGTCATCTCGGGCGCGTTCGGCCTGTTCAAGCGCCGCCATGTCGTCGAGGTCGGCGGATACAGCCATGCGACAGTGGGCGAGGACATGGAACTCGTCATCAAGTTGCATCGGCTGATGCGCGACCGGGGGCAGGAATACCGTATCGATTTCATCGCCGAGCCGGTTTGCTGGACCGAATGTCCCGACAGCCTGCAAATCCTCTCGCGCCAGCGCGCCCGGTGGCAGCGCGGCGCGCTCGAATGCTTCGCCAAGCACAAGGACATGCTGTTCAATCGCAAGTACGGCCGTATCGGCTTCGTCGGGTTCGGCCAGATCCTGCTGGTCGACGTGGTCGGCCCCCTGATCGAGGTGCTGGGCTACGCGCTGATCCCGCTTCTGTGGGCCTTGGGATTGCTGGCGCTGCCCTGGCTGCTCGCTTTCCTCGCGATCACCTTCACGCTTGGCCTGTTCCTGTCGATGGCCACCCTTGTGCTCGAGGAAATCCAGTTGCGCCGTTTTCCCAGGGCACGCGAGCTCGCCGTGCTGGCCGCCGTCGCGGTGCTGGAAAATTTCGGCTACCGGCAACTGTCGAACTTCTGGCGCCTGCAGGGCTGGTGGCAATGGATGCGCAAGAAGCAGAACTGGGGCACGATGACCCGCAAGGGGTTCGCCACGAGCGGGGGCTGA
- a CDS encoding HEAT repeat domain-containing protein, with the protein MTSLLFLWEISLVLCGIGLACLLALIVARLFSTHSADARREARREILPLLLEDGGYAGQLRGMELDVATALTMELAEMTAGSERSAMLARASALGVPGHLERQMHSRSAQTRLTAVETLALFDECGRQARAALDDDNADVRLGAALAIARRDDAPPPAVMVEKLRVGSEERSLLLVSLMSDLAERDPGAVAAILFEKDMPYDAKVAATDALSRTGSEYAPLLATMAAAASGESDLQPRIFRALGRTGHPAGRASILEGLHSDEWPVRASASEAAGRAVLVDAAERLGELLGDENWWVRFRAGEALLRLGPRGIAVLRVAGDSDVPVARLSAEAILAEGRAA; encoded by the coding sequence GTGACGTCGCTGCTGTTCCTGTGGGAGATTTCGCTGGTGCTGTGCGGCATTGGCCTTGCCTGCCTGCTCGCCCTGATCGTCGCGCGCCTGTTCTCGACCCATTCCGCCGACGCGCGGCGAGAGGCGCGGCGCGAGATCCTGCCGCTTCTTCTGGAAGACGGCGGATACGCCGGCCAGTTACGGGGAATGGAACTCGACGTGGCGACCGCGCTGACCATGGAACTGGCGGAGATGACCGCCGGATCGGAGCGTAGCGCGATGCTCGCAAGGGCCTCGGCGCTCGGCGTGCCCGGGCATCTTGAACGGCAGATGCATTCTCGTTCGGCGCAGACACGACTGACCGCGGTGGAGACGCTGGCGCTGTTCGACGAATGCGGAAGGCAGGCGCGGGCGGCGCTGGACGACGACAACGCCGACGTCCGCCTCGGTGCAGCTCTCGCCATAGCTCGCCGCGACGATGCCCCGCCGCCCGCCGTGATGGTCGAGAAACTGCGCGTGGGGTCGGAAGAACGCTCGCTTCTGCTCGTCTCGCTGATGTCCGACCTCGCCGAACGCGACCCCGGCGCGGTGGCGGCGATCCTGTTCGAGAAGGACATGCCCTACGATGCCAAGGTGGCGGCGACCGATGCCCTGTCGCGCACGGGTAGCGAATACGCACCGCTGCTGGCGACCATGGCGGCGGCCGCGTCGGGTGAATCGGACCTGCAACCGCGTATTTTCCGGGCGCTCGGACGCACCGGCCACCCGGCCGGACGGGCCTCCATCCTCGAAGGCCTGCACAGCGATGAATGGCCGGTGCGCGCTTCCGCCTCTGAAGCTGCCGGCAGGGCGGTGCTGGTGGATGCCGCGGAACGTCTGGGTGAATTGCTGGGCGACGAGAACTGGTGGGTCCGCTTTCGCGCGGGCGAAGCGCTGCTGCGCCTCGGTCCTCGTGGCATCGCCGTCTTGCGCGTGGCGGGCGACAGCGACGTTCCGGTCGCGCGCCTTTCCGCAGAAGCCATCCTTGCCGAGGGCCGCGCGGCATGA
- a CDS encoding YaiO family outer membrane beta-barrel protein, with amino-acid sequence MKHALFALGAILLAGSAPARAQDDAYAAAVAARRNGDPLRAISILEPIIAADPRNSDARVQLGYALLAAGRLDAAEEQFRAVVAAAPDYTDAREGLALIAQRRTHPADERGFVQVEGALSDLGEGIADWQETAIAVALPAGATDRIGAGLNWYRRFGGIEDTEASLSYVHRSGDDTWLRLGASFTPQADYRPEAGLSVGLDHRLTAGRNALVAGLEGSWRRFPAQDVWQISPSLTRYVASGRGSVTVRVNALAPEGDDLRLGAQARFDWHPAERRRLFVGTGYGPETALGVVTDTWSLYGGGEWPLGEGLSLVGSLAREWRDGPVDRTEARLGVRVAL; translated from the coding sequence ATGAAGCATGCCCTGTTTGCCCTGGGAGCGATCCTGCTGGCCGGATCGGCGCCCGCCCGCGCCCAGGACGATGCCTACGCCGCGGCGGTGGCCGCCCGGAGGAATGGCGATCCGTTACGGGCGATCTCCATTCTGGAACCGATCATCGCCGCCGACCCGCGCAATAGCGATGCGCGCGTTCAACTGGGCTACGCCTTGCTTGCTGCGGGGCGGCTCGACGCCGCCGAAGAGCAGTTCCGCGCCGTCGTCGCGGCGGCTCCCGATTACACCGACGCACGCGAGGGTCTGGCGCTGATCGCGCAGCGCCGGACACACCCTGCCGATGAACGCGGTTTCGTCCAGGTGGAAGGCGCGCTTTCCGATCTGGGTGAGGGCATCGCCGACTGGCAGGAAACCGCAATCGCCGTCGCCCTGCCCGCCGGCGCCACGGACCGGATCGGGGCCGGCCTGAACTGGTATCGCCGCTTCGGCGGTATCGAGGATACCGAGGCCAGCTTATCCTACGTGCATCGCTCTGGCGACGATACCTGGCTACGCCTTGGCGCGAGCTTTACGCCGCAGGCCGATTACCGGCCTGAAGCCGGATTGAGTGTCGGTCTCGATCACCGGCTGACAGCGGGGCGGAACGCTCTGGTCGCGGGCCTCGAAGGAAGCTGGCGTCGCTTCCCCGCGCAGGACGTCTGGCAGATCTCGCCCTCGCTCACCCGATATGTCGCGTCAGGGCGCGGCTCCGTCACGGTGCGCGTCAACGCACTCGCGCCCGAAGGCGACGATCTTCGTCTGGGTGCCCAGGCGCGCTTCGACTGGCATCCTGCCGAACGCCGGCGGTTGTTCGTCGGCACGGGATACGGCCCCGAAACCGCTCTGGGCGTCGTCACCGATACATGGTCGCTTTACGGCGGCGGCGAGTGGCCGCTGGGCGAAGGCTTGTCGCTGGTCGGCAGCCTGGCGCGCGAATGGCGCGACGGACCGGTCGACCGCACGGAGGCGCGGCTCGGGGTGCGGGTAGCCCTGTGA
- a CDS encoding response regulator transcription factor, with translation MPTILVADDEPLLRELLEFRLTQRGYDTILAADGREAVRQLENGSPDAVVLDMMMPVHDGLEILRRIRSSDDHSDTPVVMLTARRGEKDIVGALELGANDYLVKPFMPEELLARLARLLKGGR, from the coding sequence ATGCCGACCATCCTCGTAGCCGACGACGAGCCGCTATTGCGCGAATTGCTCGAATTCCGGCTGACACAACGTGGTTACGACACGATCCTGGCCGCCGACGGGCGCGAGGCGGTTCGGCAGCTCGAGAATGGGTCGCCCGATGCGGTGGTGCTGGATATGATGATGCCCGTCCATGACGGTCTCGAAATCCTCCGTCGCATCCGGAGTTCGGACGATCATTCCGACACTCCCGTCGTCATGCTGACGGCCCGGCGGGGGGAGAAGGATATTGTCGGCGCTCTCGAACTGGGCGCCAACGACTACCTCGTCAAACCGTTCATGCCGGAGGAATTGCTGGCGCGGCTCGCCCGGCTGCTGAAGGGCGGGCGATGA